A window of Clostridium novyi genomic DNA:
GTAAGAGTAATAATGGATAGATATTAAATGGGGGGGAAGTTATGCATATTACTGATTTATTAAATAAAGATGGAATAGTATTAGAACCAAATATTAATACGAAAAAAGAAGCTATAGATAAATTAGTTGATTTAATGGATTCTAAGGGAAATCTAATTGATAAAGAAAAATATAAAGAAGCAGTTTGGGAAAGGGAAAACTTAACAACTACAGGTATAGGAGATGGAGTTGCAATACCACATGCAAAGTCAATTGCAGTAAGAAAACCAGGAATAAGTGCAATGGTTATAAAGAATGGATTAGATTATGATAGCTTAGATGGTCAAGTTGCAAAGCTGTTCTTTATGATAGCTGTTCCTAAAGGAGATAGTGATGTTCATTTAGATGTACTTGCCAGATTATCAACTATGCTTATGGATGAAGAATTTAGAGAAACATTAATAAATGCAAGTAGTGTAGATGAGTTTTTAAAGTTAATAGACGAAAAAGAAAAGGATAAGGTAAAAAAAGAAAATAAAAAGTCAGAAAAATCAGGATATAGGGTGTTGGCAGTTACTGCATGTCCAACAGGGATTGCTCATACTTATATGGCAGCAGAAAGTTTAGAAAAAAAGAGTAAAGAGATGGGAATATCTTTAAAGGTTGAAACAAATGGTTCAAGTGGTGTTAAAAATATATTAACTAAAGAAGATATTGAAAATGCAGAATGTATAATAGTTGCAGCTGATAGAAAAGTGAATATGGCAAGATTTGAAGGAAAGAGAGTTATTGAGACTAAGGTGGCTAATGGAATTCACAAAGCAGAAGAATTAATAAATGAAGCTATAAGTGGAAAAGCACCAATTTATCATAATGTTGAAACAGAGGAAGCAGAAGTTTTAAGTGAAAAAGAGAGTATAGGAAGACAATTATATAAACACCTAATGAATGGAGTTTCTCATATGTTACCCTTTGTTATAGGAGGTGGAATATTAATTGCACTAGCGTTTTTATTAGACGATTACTCTATAAATCCTAAAAATTTTGGTTCAAATACTCCAATAGCTGCATTACTTAAGAAAATAGGAGATACTTCCTTTGGATTTATGTTACCAGTTTTAGCAGGGTATATTGCAATGAGTATAGGAGATAGACCAGCGTTAGCAATAGGTTTTGTAGGTGGTATGATGGCTAATCAAGGAAACGCAGGATTTCTTGGAGCACTTTTAGCAGGTTTCATATCAGGATATTTAGCTTTAGGTTTAAAGAAGGGGTTAAAGGTACTTCCAAATAGTTTAGATGGATTAAAGCCAGTATTACTTTATCCGTTAATAGGTATATTATTAATAGGTGTTATTAGTATATTTGTAACAAATCCAGTAGTATCAAATATTAATATTGCAATAACAAATACATTAAATAATATGGGAGCTAGCAGTAAATTAATATTAGGAGCAATACTTGGAGGAATGATGGCAATAGATATGGGTGGTCCTATAAATAAGGCAGCTTATGTATTTGGAACGGCATCTTTAGCAAATGGACAATTTGAATTTATGTCAGCTGTAATGATAGGTGGTATGGTTCCTCCCCTTGTAATAGCACTATGTACTACGTTTTTCAAGAATAAATTTACAAAACAAGAAAGACAATCAGGTATTACAAATTATATAATGGGATTATCTTTTATAACTGAAGGCGCAATTCCTTTTGCAGCTTCGGATCCTTTAAGAGTAATACCAGCTTGTGTTATTGGCTCATCAATTTCAGGAGCATTGTCAATGACATTTGGATGTTCTTTAAGAGCACCTCATGGAGGAATATTTGTATTACCTGTTATATCAAATCCTATGGGATATTTTATATCATTAGTTATAGGATCAGTAGTAGGTATGATACTTTTAGCAATTTTAAGGAAAAAGATTTAGAATAAAATAATAACTATATATTTCAAAAATATATAGTTATTATTTTTTCAATGTTATAATATAAATTAAGGAGGACTAATATGGATATAATTAGAGGAATAATTACAATAGTTGCTTTAATGTTTTTT
This region includes:
- a CDS encoding PTS fructose transporter subunit IIABC, with the protein product MHITDLLNKDGIVLEPNINTKKEAIDKLVDLMDSKGNLIDKEKYKEAVWERENLTTTGIGDGVAIPHAKSIAVRKPGISAMVIKNGLDYDSLDGQVAKLFFMIAVPKGDSDVHLDVLARLSTMLMDEEFRETLINASSVDEFLKLIDEKEKDKVKKENKKSEKSGYRVLAVTACPTGIAHTYMAAESLEKKSKEMGISLKVETNGSSGVKNILTKEDIENAECIIVAADRKVNMARFEGKRVIETKVANGIHKAEELINEAISGKAPIYHNVETEEAEVLSEKESIGRQLYKHLMNGVSHMLPFVIGGGILIALAFLLDDYSINPKNFGSNTPIAALLKKIGDTSFGFMLPVLAGYIAMSIGDRPALAIGFVGGMMANQGNAGFLGALLAGFISGYLALGLKKGLKVLPNSLDGLKPVLLYPLIGILLIGVISIFVTNPVVSNINIAITNTLNNMGASSKLILGAILGGMMAIDMGGPINKAAYVFGTASLANGQFEFMSAVMIGGMVPPLVIALCTTFFKNKFTKQERQSGITNYIMGLSFITEGAIPFAASDPLRVIPACVIGSSISGALSMTFGCSLRAPHGGIFVLPVISNPMGYFISLVIGSVVGMILLAILRKKI